CCAGGGCCAACCGTTAGAACTGTCACTTCCCCGCCAAACTCATCCCTTAACCGGATCGCCTCTTCAATGGCATATTCATCGTAAGGGTTAATAATAAATTCCATCCCGTCCTCTCGAATGACCTCATTCTCGATCACGATCTTCTCTTCCGTATCAAAGGTTTGCTTCAATATGACATATATGTTCAATTCCATTCCCTCCCAAAACAAGTGTATATCAATTTTCCATTATTTCCTGAACACACTTCAAAGTTCTGAACATACAGCAAACTTCAGACAAATATCTCAGACGAGCTCAATCATCATGGCCATGCCTTGGCCGCCGCCTACACAGAGTGTGGATATGCCGAACTGTTCCCCTCTTCTCAACATTTCATGAAGTAATGTGACCGTGATTTTTGCACCTGTGGCACCCAGCGGATGACCAAGCGCGATGGCGCCCCCGTTTACATTTGTCTTCTCGATGTCCAATTTCGCCTCGCGAATGACAGCCAAAGACTGTGAAGCAAACGCTTCATTCAGTTCAATCAACCCGATATCCTGTAAACCCTTCCCCGTTCTTTGCAGCAGACGCTCGATCGCAGGAACGGGGCCAATTCCCATGATCGTCGGCGAAACGCCTACGGAAACCCAATCCACAATCCTAGCTAATGGCCTCAATCCAAGCTGGTCCGCCTTTGCACGACTCATGACGACAAGCGCTGCGGCACCGTCATTGCGGCCGCATGCGTTGCCGGCAGTTACTGTGCCGTCCTTTTTGAATACAGGTTGAAGTGCAGCGAGTGCTTCCAGCGTGGTGTCACGCGGATGCTCATCTGTATCAAACAATATGGTTTCTTTGCGGATTTTCACAGGAACCGGAACGATTTCTTCTTTGAATTTACCTGATTCAATCGCTGCTTTTGCCCGTTTTTGGCTTTGCAGTGCAAATGCATCCTGATCCTGCCGATCGATTGCAAAGCGTTCTGCCACGTTTTCAGCCGTTATTCCCATGCCTAACTGTTCACCATACCGTTCATGCGGCTGATGTCCGGCTTCCGTATTCGAATCCACCAAATACGGGTTGCCCTCTCCAAACCGGGAATTCCTGAGATACATGGGGGCACGGCTCATATTTTCCGTACCGCCTGTTACAATCACGTCAGCCATTCCGAAAGCAATTTGCTGGACGGCAGATCCAATGGCCTGCATGCCGGAAGCACACAGCCGGTTGATGGTGAACGCCGGAGCAGTTTCCGGAATGCCGGCGCGCAGGGCGGCAACTCTGGCCACATTCGAGGATTCGGTGCTTTGGCGGACTTCACCGAGTATCACTTCATCGACCGCTTCTTTTTCAATACCAGCCCGGCGAATCGCTTCCCCGACGGCAATGGCGGCAAGATGCCCCGAATTTATGCCTTTCAACGCGCCTCCGAACCGGCCTACTGCAGTCCGTACAGCGCTTACAATTACCACATCATTGTTCATGCGTTTTACCCGCTCCTCGTAAAGCTTGACCGATGGGATTTCTCTTTGTTTTTATTTTGAAACTATTTTCTACCATTTGCAACTCTGCTGATGACTTGCCGATTCATAGATATCTATTTGGTATATTCATAGAATCCCCGCCCCGTTTTCTTGCCGAGACGTCCTGCCTTTACATATTTCACAAGAATTGGCGAAGGGCGATATTTTTCACCTAATTGTTTGTATAAATACTCCATATTTCGCAAACGGGTGTCCAAGCCTACCAAATCCGCCAATTCTAACGGGCCCATCGGATGATTCAGTCCCAATTTCAACGCTTTATCGATGTCTGCAACGGAAGCGACACCTTCCATCAACATATTCATCGCTTCGTTGCCAATCAGGCAATTCATCCGGCTTGTGACAAAACCGGGAAATTCATGGATCTCAACGCTTTCCTTGCCCATTGCCGCCGCAACACGTCTGGTAATTTCCACGGTTTGATCGGAAGTATCGAGACCCCGAACGATCTCCACCAATTTCATCTTGTGCACAGGGTTAAAAAAATGCATGGCAACGCACTTTTCGGGCCTCGTTGTCGATGCGGCTATTTCCGTCGGACTCATGGTGGACGTGTTGGTTGCCAAAATTGCATGATGCGGCGCAAACAAGCCTAATTGCTTGAAAATTTCTGTTTTCAGTTCCATCAGTTCAAGTACCGCTTCTATCACAAAATCAGCTTCTTTGACGGCATTTTGCAAATCATCCGTATACGCAAGATTTTCTAATGCAACATTCCGTTGGTCAGATTGAATGTACCCTTTCCCCACACTCGCATTGAGTTCTGCCGCAATATATTGTTCCGCTTTTTCCAATGCGTCTTGAGATACATCCTGTAAAGTGACATGATATCCTGAAAGAGCTGCCGTATAAGCGATGCCCCTTCCCATAACGCCACCGCCGATGACAGCGATGCGACGAATATCCATAGCCTGATCACCCCTTTTCTTGCTTCCCTTCGAAATAATATGTGATGTCGTTTGGTTTTCGTACTTCGGCATGACACCCTCCGTTACCTTTTTTTCAGGATCATAAATGTAGCGGTTCCGATCGCGGTAAGAGTTCCTTCCGAATCAAACACTTCCGCTTGCCCGACTGCCAATGTTCCACCGCGATAGGTAAGTTTGGACTTGGCAATCAAATACTCCCCTTTGGCAGGCCGAATATAATTTACCTTCAACTCAACGGTAGCCGAACCCAACTCATCCGTAAGCGTCGACCGCACGGCGGAACCGATGACTCCGTCGATGAGCGTGGCAAGCACCCCTCCGTGAACGACTCCTCTTCTTTGCAGCAAATCAGGGGTTATATCGATTCGCAATTCTGCATATCCATCCTCAATTTTCAGTTCCCGCATCCCGATATAATCCCAAAAAGGGCTCATTCCCGGTTCCGTTTTCCTCACAACAATCTTCCTTTCTGCGATTCTATTCATTTTTTCCACTTCCAAAAGCGGGGAGGCGTTTTTGTCGAAATGCAAGCAAACCTTCTTGATGATCTTCTGTCTGCATGCATAGCGCTTGCGCAAACCGCTCGTATTCGAGCATTTCATCCAGTGAACATTGGGAAGAACGATGAATCAGCATTTTCGCCATCCCGATGGCAACACTCGGACCTGCAGCCAATGACCTGGCATATTCAGCAACGCTGGACTGCAACCGTTCATCATCGACGACAAAAGTTGCCAGGCCCATCCGTTCCGCTTCCTCGGCAGTCAACATTCTTCCCGTAAATATCAAATCCTTTGCCTTGCCTGGCCCGATCAGACGCGGCAGGAAATAGGTGCCGCCGCCATCAGGGATTAGGCCGACATTGCGGAAGCTTTGACAAAACTTGGCGCTTTTCGCAGCAAATACAATATCGCATGCTAAGGCAAGATTGCATCCCGCCCCGGTGGCATAGCCGTTGACCGCCGCAATGATCGGCTTTTCCATTGCAGTAATCAATGAAACAATCGTCCCGATCTGGCTCATATGCTGATGCGCCGCAACCGCATCCATTCCGCCAAATCCGTTTAAATCCCCTCCGGCACAAAAAGCTTTTCCCGCTCCCGTGAGCACAATCGCTTTTACCGAATCATCTGTCTGGGCTTCTCTCAGGCAATCCATGATTTCCTGTTTGATTGTTGACGAAAGTACATTCAAACGGTCATGACGGTTGAAAGTTATCGTCAGAACCCCATTGTCCTCATACGCCAGCAATTCCTTATAATCTGACCGCATCGGCTTACTTCCACCTCCTCTTCTCGAAGTCACAGCATGCATTCTCGAAGTCTCAGCATGCAGCTGCAGCGGTGTACTCTACTATCATTTTACAATTTTTGTAGAGATGCTGAGAAATTTATTTGTTGATCAGATTTATCAGAATTTCTTCTTTCCCATATTGATGCATTCCGAACTCAACCAAGTACTTCATGACTTTCACGACTCGATCGGGTGTCGGGAATACGGGAACTTGATGTTCGCGAAAGTACTGAAGTGCCTGGGGCGCCAAAAAGTCCGCTCCCAGCCTGCCGACTAAAATCGGCTTGTCTGCTTGATCCCTGACCTCGACAATGGCCC
Above is a window of Fodinisporobacter ferrooxydans DNA encoding:
- a CDS encoding PaaI family thioesterase, translated to MNRIAERKIVVRKTEPGMSPFWDYIGMRELKIEDGYAELRIDITPDLLQRRGVVHGGVLATLIDGVIGSAVRSTLTDELGSATVELKVNYIRPAKGEYLIAKSKLTYRGGTLAVGQAEVFDSEGTLTAIGTATFMILKKR
- a CDS encoding 3-hydroxyacyl-CoA dehydrogenase gives rise to the protein MDIRRIAVIGGGVMGRGIAYTAALSGYHVTLQDVSQDALEKAEQYIAAELNASVGKGYIQSDQRNVALENLAYTDDLQNAVKEADFVIEAVLELMELKTEIFKQLGLFAPHHAILATNTSTMSPTEIAASTTRPEKCVAMHFFNPVHKMKLVEIVRGLDTSDQTVEITRRVAAAMGKESVEIHEFPGFVTSRMNCLIGNEAMNMLMEGVASVADIDKALKLGLNHPMGPLELADLVGLDTRLRNMEYLYKQLGEKYRPSPILVKYVKAGRLGKKTGRGFYEYTK
- a CDS encoding thiolase family protein, whose product is MNNDVVIVSAVRTAVGRFGGALKGINSGHLAAIAVGEAIRRAGIEKEAVDEVILGEVRQSTESSNVARVAALRAGIPETAPAFTINRLCASGMQAIGSAVQQIAFGMADVIVTGGTENMSRAPMYLRNSRFGEGNPYLVDSNTEAGHQPHERYGEQLGMGITAENVAERFAIDRQDQDAFALQSQKRAKAAIESGKFKEEIVPVPVKIRKETILFDTDEHPRDTTLEALAALQPVFKKDGTVTAGNACGRNDGAAALVVMSRAKADQLGLRPLARIVDWVSVGVSPTIMGIGPVPAIERLLQRTGKGLQDIGLIELNEAFASQSLAVIREAKLDIEKTNVNGGAIALGHPLGATGAKITVTLLHEMLRRGEQFGISTLCVGGGQGMAMMIELV
- a CDS encoding enoyl-CoA hydratase/isomerase family protein, with the protein product MRSDYKELLAYEDNGVLTITFNRHDRLNVLSSTIKQEIMDCLREAQTDDSVKAIVLTGAGKAFCAGGDLNGFGGMDAVAAHQHMSQIGTIVSLITAMEKPIIAAVNGYATGAGCNLALACDIVFAAKSAKFCQSFRNVGLIPDGGGTYFLPRLIGPGKAKDLIFTGRMLTAEEAERMGLATFVVDDERLQSSVAEYARSLAAGPSVAIGMAKMLIHRSSQCSLDEMLEYERFAQALCMQTEDHQEGLLAFRQKRLPAFGSGKNE